The Phaeodactylum tricornutum CCAP 1055/1 chromosome 2, whole genome shotgun sequence DNA window TGCGTAATTATTGCCACATAATATACATATCAGCATTTGTGTTTCTGTAAATGTAGCTCCCTTAAACGATGTAGTCCAATTGCACCAAGATAATAATCATGATGACAACAAGGCTAACCAGCTCCTTTATCATCAAATGTCATCCTCCGAGTGCTGTCAATAAAATTACCAAATCTATCTAGTTCTAGTTCCTCCTCTGATTCAATGTCTTCAATATCCTCATTGTCGCTCGGGGGCAAATCTTCTGACATGTCGTATGCTCCATCGTGCAGGAGTCCTCGATccatcttttcgttttcgtcattgaaatcgtcgtcgctgcGTTTATGAGTTTCATTTTTCTCGAGCCATTCATTTTGCCTAGTAACAACATCGTCCGCGGTGTCACAGGATGAGTACAGCTCCAGAAGCTCTCCATTGAGCTTGAGAAATTCGTCTCCCCAGGAGAATTCTTTGAgaagcgacttggcggcTTCCTTTCTCCCACAGATGTACAATGTCGCCGCGCCGGCTTCCGCACAGCTCAGTTTACTTGGTCGACCGTAGTTGACAGTGTTTGCGGCGACGAGGAATGGAAGTAAACGGTGGTGGCCGGACTGCATTTGACGAAACGGAATTTCATCCAATCGCGCCCAAGAACAGTCAATCAGTGACATCCCAGACTGCTCTAAGATCATCGCATCTGCTGGACTCACCGAAACTTCTCCGCGTGGACTCAGAACGATACCACGAAACGGCTGTTTCAACGGCATCCGTTGTAATTTGCCGCGCTTTGCTAGCCGGGCGCCAGTACAACGTTTGGGATCACACTGAGCAAAGTCCCACATACGTAGCCGCAGTCCTTTCAGTGGATCGATGGCTATTTGGCAAAACTCCGTACTATCCAGCTGTTCCACGTTTCTCCGCTTGACGTCCGCCTCGCCACTCGTTAAAGAATCCTTGTTAGCGTCACGTCGATGCGCCGCTTTTCCGGAAACCTTATTCCGAGTACCTTGtggcttctttttcgctcCCGCGACTGCACCTTTTTGCTTCATTGAAAACGGATGTGGTTAGATATCGTTCGAACATTAACGTTCAGCTCTGGAGGTATCGAAATTTGCGCTGCAGGCCGTATCGATACGTGACAAGGTGCCGACAGAGAACGGATTTCTTGGTTCGAAAGTCGTATCAAAGATTCCTCCTTGCTGCATAGAAGTGAGGACAGACTGTGAGCTAGACCGACCGACTGAAAATGTCCTATACGACTTTGATGATATTTTCCTGCGTAAATATATTTTTCGTTTTTCATGGagtttttcattttcttgttCTCGAGATATGCTCTCAACCATCCGCAATGTAGTGCCGCGACTCGTTTCCTtttctcctcctgacgaaCATCTGCGATTTTCTCACGAATTCCAGCTGGACGCATTTCGGTGTCCCGGACCAACACAAATATGGCCAGTCGACGATCCATTCCAGCTGCcctgctgctgctgctggtcGCTGGGTTAATATCAACCATCAATGGTTTTTCCAGTCGACAAATGAGGTCGCATTCTTGCGCAAACTTGACCCAGTGCTGGAGCAAGGGTTTTGGCGGTGAGGGTCGTGCTGGGTTCGGCGCAAAGACACCACccgcaatcaaaaaggcgaATCAGAGATCGGCCGTGAAGCGAGCGCAAAAATCGTATGGTGGAGCCTCAGCTCGTGAGATCGCACAGGCCACTCAGCAAAAGATTGAGAATGAAATGATGAATTTACCGCCACACTATCAAATGGCGACACAGCTATACCAGCAACTTCAAACAAGGAATGCACACGTCGCAGATCTGACGGTCTTGGAGCAAGCCGGCTTGAGCCTCCAGGAATTGGATGGGGCCAAACGAGCGCAAGACAAGTTGGAGCGACTGTACCTTGAGTACGACTTTTCGGAGAATGACTTACATAATGTTTTCCAAAGGATAACTTGGGACGCTTCGGCTGACGCCAAAGCTGCGAAAGCTATGCTGGGTGAAATGCCGAAGGAGATCTCGGACCGCGTGGACCGTGCATGTAGTTATGTTGCCGATGGCGTACTAGCTGCTGGTCCATCCGGCCGCTGTTTAGACGTCGGATGTGGATACGGTGTTTTGGTTCCCCATCTTATCGAGAGCGGGATTGCGCTCTCTCAGATCTACGGCGTTGACCTGAGCACAGAAATGATTCGCAATGCTCGAGAGCAGCATCGCGGAGCTACGTTCGAAGCCGCAGACTTTTTAGAAGAATATCAAGATTTGAACGATGAGGTCGGATTCGACAGTATAATATTCTGCTGTTCATTGCATGATCTACCTGATCTTCCCAGGTCTTTGCGTAAAGCTGCATCTCTACTACGCTCTCAAGGGAATCTGATAGTTGTTCACCCACAAGGTGCATCACACGTGACCAAGCAAATGAAGTCCAACCCTGTCATGGTGAAAAGAGGTTTGCCAAACGCGGAGGAGCTGCGTGCTATGAAACTTGAAGGGCTTGAATTGCAAATCGAGCCTACCAAAGAGGGCTCACGAGAAGAGCTAGAAAGAGGCTATCTAGCGGTTTTTCGCATAATATAATGTCACTTGCGCTACGGCTAGAGAATGTAGATAGGATGAAAAGTTTTTATGGAGATTCCGTTTACGGGCGcctagctagtagagtagAAACTCAAGGATAGGGTTGTCGATTTCAAATTCCACAAATCGC harbors:
- a CDS encoding predicted protein yields the protein MASRRSIPAALLLLLVAGLISTINGFSSRQMRSHSCANLTQCWSKGFGGEGRAGFGAKTPPAIKKANQRSAVKRAQKSYGGASAREIAQATQQKIENEMMNLPPHYQMATQLYQQLQTRNAHVADLTVLEQAGLSLQELDGAKRAQDKLERLYLEYDFSENDLHNVFQRITWDASADAKAAKAMLGEMPKEISDRVDRACSYVADGVLAAGPSGRCLDVGCGYGVLVPHLIESGIALSQIYGVDLSTEMIRNAREQHRGATFEAADFLEEYQDLNDEVGFDSIIFCCSLHDLPDLPRSLRKAASLLRSQGNLIVVHPQGASHVTKQMKSNPVMVKRGLPNAEELRAMKLEGLELQIEPTKEGSREELERGYLAVFRII
- a CDS encoding predicted protein, translated to LRLRMWDFAQCDPKRCTGARLAKRGKLQRMPLKQPFRGIVLSPRGEVSVSPADAMILEQSGMSLIDCSWARLDEIPFRQMQSGHHRLLPFLVAANTVNYGRPSKLSCAEAGAATLYICGRKEAAKSLLKEFSWGDEFLKLNGELLELYSSCDTADDVVTRQNEWLEKNE